One stretch of Planococcus sp. PAMC 21323 DNA includes these proteins:
- a CDS encoding HpcH/HpaI aldolase/citrate lyase family protein, protein MRHFNGLTDSDLKTFFKYSPAEFNRDTKRETLSLALGAALYTPGSRIDFAQKILNGSYSKGAFAGLTTLIVCLEDAVADTELEQAEKNTVSEFKKLEKANADQLAAGPILFLRIRTPEQLDKLIENAGTALSVVTGIVFPKCTPESLPSFFEALDRASKAAGRKLYALPLLETKEVLYSETREQTLAELYKIIQSEADRILTVRVGATDFSSLYGLRRPAERTIYDVHIIRDCLIAILNQFGRSEDGFTVSGPVYEHFSVREKLWLSSKPEQTLWEEVQLDILNGFKGKTCIHPSQIAIVNAGHIISFEAYEDAKLILGESKGRNGVLQSPKRNKMNEVKPHLSWAENIIAQAEVYGVLNENYQPIDVLNHLRANQLSNQY, encoded by the coding sequence ATGAGACATTTTAACGGATTAACCGATTCTGATTTAAAGACTTTTTTTAAATATTCCCCGGCAGAATTTAACCGTGATACAAAACGGGAAACATTAAGTTTAGCACTGGGTGCAGCGCTTTATACACCAGGATCTAGAATAGATTTCGCTCAAAAGATTTTGAATGGTAGCTATAGTAAAGGCGCGTTTGCTGGCTTAACTACATTGATTGTCTGCCTAGAAGATGCAGTAGCTGACACGGAACTAGAGCAAGCGGAAAAGAACACAGTAAGTGAATTTAAAAAACTTGAAAAAGCAAATGCTGATCAATTGGCAGCAGGACCAATTTTATTTTTACGAATTCGTACACCTGAACAATTGGATAAATTGATTGAAAATGCCGGAACTGCTTTAAGTGTTGTAACAGGAATTGTCTTTCCGAAATGTACACCTGAATCTTTGCCGTCTTTTTTCGAAGCACTCGATCGTGCCAGTAAAGCGGCTGGTAGAAAGCTGTATGCCTTGCCTTTACTCGAAACAAAAGAAGTGTTGTATAGTGAAACTCGTGAACAAACTTTAGCGGAATTATATAAAATTATACAGTCAGAAGCCGATCGGATATTAACAGTACGGGTTGGAGCAACTGATTTTTCAAGTCTTTATGGCTTGCGACGACCAGCAGAGCGAACGATTTACGATGTTCATATCATTCGAGATTGTTTGATCGCCATACTAAACCAGTTTGGTCGTTCAGAAGATGGGTTTACCGTTTCGGGTCCTGTTTATGAACATTTTTCGGTCAGAGAAAAGCTTTGGCTTTCTTCAAAACCCGAACAAACCCTTTGGGAAGAAGTTCAATTGGATATTTTAAATGGATTTAAAGGAAAAACCTGTATTCATCCGTCTCAAATAGCAATTGTTAATGCCGGGCATATCATATCCTTCGAAGCTTATGAAGACGCCAAATTAATCCTAGGTGAAAGTAAAGGAAGAAATGGTGTTCTACAAAGTCCTAAACGCAATAAAATGAACGAAGTAAAACCGCATTTGAGCTGGGCTGAAAATATAATCGCTCAAGCGGAAGTCTATGGGGTGCTGAATGAAAACTATCAACCAATCGACGTCCTCAATCATCTCAGGGCGAACCAATTATCAAATCAATACTGA
- a CDS encoding TerD family protein — protein sequence MAINLVKGQKIDLTKGRSSLSSIMVGLGWDPVATKKSGGFLSSLLGGASGGADVDCDASVLLLDENGKLTAKENLIYFGNKKSKDGSVVHSGDNLTGEGDGDDEMINIDLKRISPSIHRLVFVVNIYNAQKKKQDFGMIENAFIRLVDNQSKEELVHYNLTENYAGKMSLITGELYRQGTEWKFSAIGEGASEPDIGSIANKYS from the coding sequence ATGGCGATTAATCTTGTAAAAGGTCAAAAAATCGATTTAACAAAAGGACGTTCATCGCTTTCGAGCATTATGGTTGGCTTAGGCTGGGATCCAGTTGCAACCAAAAAAAGTGGAGGCTTTTTAAGTAGCCTATTAGGTGGAGCAAGTGGCGGAGCTGACGTCGACTGCGACGCATCAGTTCTATTGCTTGATGAAAACGGCAAGTTAACTGCGAAAGAAAACTTAATCTATTTCGGCAATAAAAAAAGCAAAGACGGTAGCGTAGTCCATTCAGGGGATAACTTAACTGGTGAAGGCGACGGCGATGATGAAATGATCAATATTGATTTAAAACGAATCTCACCATCAATTCACCGTTTGGTTTTTGTTGTTAACATTTATAATGCACAGAAAAAGAAACAAGATTTCGGTATGATTGAAAATGCATTTATTCGTTTAGTAGACAATCAGTCGAAAGAAGAACTAGTACATTATAATCTTACAGAAAACTATGCTGGCAAAATGTCATTAATCACAGGCGAACTTTATCGTCAAGGAACTGAATGGAAGTTCTCTGCTATCGGTGAAGGTGCATCAGAACCTGATATTGGATCAATTGCAAACAAATATTCTTAA
- a CDS encoding cysteine protease StiP family protein, with the protein MIATGLVKTSYPKEDITFLLKDVSEVFTESTLEEREKAVQTGAHYAERLPMEYRPSDEYTKLYHETVVKTKNQLAYLVGLVTRRIFMNAGTDDIVLVSLARAGSPIGVLIRRYAEQVLNMKWPHYSVSILRDKGIDEKAIDSIRAAHPTSRIQFVDGWTGKGAIQKELTKAVNYLNETKSLDLHDDMAVLADPGACAVLFGTREDFLIPSACLNATVSGLVSRTILNKLYIGENDFHGAKFYGELLEEDLSNDFVDQITACFIDVRERVEKDAVSTPVTAKRTWQGMKEVEEIGQQMYRETDYHLIKPGVGETTRVLLRRSPWKVLVNSLENPDVHHILMLAKEKDVPVEVVPDLFYRAIGLIRSGKEI; encoded by the coding sequence ATGATAGCTACCGGTTTAGTAAAAACGAGTTATCCGAAAGAAGATATCACTTTCCTATTGAAAGATGTAAGTGAAGTATTTACTGAAAGTACATTAGAAGAGCGTGAAAAAGCGGTTCAAACAGGTGCGCATTATGCGGAAAGATTACCAATGGAGTATCGTCCATCTGATGAATATACAAAGCTATACCACGAAACAGTCGTAAAAACGAAAAATCAATTAGCTTATTTAGTAGGACTCGTGACACGTCGCATTTTTATGAATGCAGGAACAGATGATATTGTGCTTGTATCTTTAGCGCGCGCAGGTAGTCCAATCGGTGTCTTAATTCGTCGTTACGCTGAACAAGTGCTGAATATGAAATGGCCGCATTACAGTGTCTCCATTTTACGTGATAAAGGAATTGACGAAAAAGCGATCGATTCAATTCGTGCTGCACATCCGACAAGTCGGATTCAATTTGTAGATGGATGGACTGGTAAAGGTGCAATTCAAAAAGAATTGACCAAGGCTGTAAATTATTTAAATGAAACTAAGAGCTTAGATCTTCATGATGATATGGCCGTACTAGCAGATCCCGGTGCGTGTGCAGTATTATTCGGTACACGCGAAGATTTTCTTATTCCTAGCGCATGTTTAAATGCGACCGTATCGGGACTTGTGAGCCGGACGATTTTAAACAAATTGTACATCGGTGAAAATGATTTTCACGGTGCGAAATTTTATGGTGAATTGTTAGAAGAGGATTTATCCAATGATTTTGTCGATCAGATTACAGCTTGCTTTATAGATGTGCGAGAAAGAGTTGAAAAAGATGCTGTCTCAACACCAGTTACAGCAAAAAGAACGTGGCAAGGCATGAAAGAAGTCGAAGAAATTGGCCAACAGATGTATCGTGAAACCGACTACCATTTGATTAAGCCAGGCGTTGGCGAAACCACGCGTGTTTTGTTGCGTAGAAGTCCATGGAAAGTGCTCGTAAATAGTTTGGAAAATCCAGACGTGCATCATATTTTGATGTTAGCAAAAGAAAAAGACGTGCCGGTCGAAGTGGTTCCAGATTTGTTTTATCGGGCAATTGGCTTGATCCGGTCAGGTAAAGAAATATGA
- a CDS encoding YceG family protein — protein sequence MVQLNPIPAKTWDPEKIGEWLKKPIVDHSETKIEDNSITYPQLLGQITGMTLDEDEYFASIYDVIEASEGRLIRLSDKMNKHIEQDRLRTLQDLFEMNKKEKGLSPNRMAAFLDGKGLLPKLKDPELNRRLRIVLIDILKAFQAQSGGDTTHSSFRRVTTDLVKWMFNHLEPEIEKLELEKGLPGFLWYGSASESETWFLKLSAAFGFHVIVYDPKGERWFEKAVGSEGLHNHSFQVNSNSLLPFPEEKPKRVGTVAYRATQEVDRLLHHDDSGLYKPFQFKSYLTQSVRLKTTMDEAFMLAKERAMVRPSFSVGSGRVNIPVVFSKVMGIEKDRKRFWDNVHNLTEREDTKLIRSFPFIEERKGNQQFHYRAALGKAGKLDPEKMKAANWWKYSKLPDGVQTAIAAAIARHVEKPILQSQSSESFEDLQLYAFSQSMSIPDSVIQLIQLFDYPQFVPTMLFYNEEKDGELSRADANAIALIHIFGLDVIVINPQGHQDIERWIDVESFDTHWLDERSFNEPYREPSVVKKIFKKWL from the coding sequence ATGGTTCAGTTGAATCCAATCCCCGCTAAAACCTGGGATCCGGAGAAAATCGGGGAATGGCTGAAAAAACCGATAGTGGATCACAGCGAAACTAAAATTGAAGATAATAGCATCACGTATCCCCAATTGCTTGGACAAATCACGGGTATGACACTTGATGAGGATGAATATTTTGCATCTATCTATGACGTTATAGAAGCGTCAGAAGGTCGGTTGATTCGTCTTTCAGACAAGATGAACAAGCATATTGAACAAGATCGTTTGCGGACACTTCAAGATTTATTTGAAATGAATAAAAAAGAAAAAGGTTTGTCACCAAATCGGATGGCAGCTTTTCTTGACGGAAAAGGACTACTTCCTAAGTTAAAAGATCCTGAGCTCAACAGACGTTTGCGAATTGTGTTGATTGATATTCTGAAAGCGTTTCAAGCACAATCAGGTGGAGATACGACTCACTCATCTTTCCGCCGCGTAACGACAGACTTGGTAAAGTGGATGTTTAATCATCTAGAGCCTGAAATTGAAAAGTTAGAGCTAGAAAAAGGCTTGCCTGGATTTTTGTGGTATGGCAGTGCTTCCGAAAGTGAAACTTGGTTTTTAAAGCTATCAGCTGCTTTTGGCTTTCATGTGATCGTCTATGACCCAAAAGGGGAACGTTGGTTTGAGAAAGCTGTTGGAAGTGAAGGTCTTCATAATCATAGTTTCCAAGTAAATTCGAATTCACTCTTACCTTTTCCAGAAGAAAAACCAAAACGGGTAGGGACGGTCGCTTATCGTGCTACGCAAGAAGTAGATCGATTGTTGCATCACGATGATTCAGGACTTTATAAACCTTTCCAATTCAAGTCTTATTTGACGCAATCTGTTCGGTTGAAGACAACCATGGATGAAGCGTTTATGCTTGCTAAAGAACGTGCAATGGTTCGCCCATCGTTTTCAGTAGGGAGCGGGCGTGTCAACATTCCTGTCGTTTTTTCTAAAGTAATGGGCATCGAAAAGGATCGAAAACGTTTCTGGGATAATGTTCACAACTTGACCGAACGCGAAGACACAAAATTGATTCGAAGCTTTCCATTTATTGAAGAACGAAAAGGCAATCAGCAATTTCATTACCGTGCAGCGCTTGGGAAAGCAGGGAAACTTGATCCTGAAAAAATGAAAGCCGCCAACTGGTGGAAATACAGTAAATTGCCAGACGGTGTTCAGACTGCGATTGCTGCTGCAATTGCCAGACATGTAGAAAAACCAATCTTGCAGTCTCAAAGCAGTGAATCGTTTGAAGATTTGCAGCTATATGCTTTCTCACAATCGATGTCGATTCCAGATTCGGTCATTCAATTGATTCAGTTGTTCGACTATCCGCAATTTGTACCAACGATGTTGTTTTACAACGAAGAAAAAGATGGTGAGTTGAGTCGTGCGGATGCCAATGCAATTGCATTAATTCATATATTTGGGCTTGATGTGATTGTGATAAATCCTCAAGGACATCAAGACATTGAAAGATGGATTGATGTAGAATCATTTGATACGCATTGGCTCGATGAACGGAGTTTTAACGAGCCCTACCGAGAACCTTCGGTCGTCAAGAAAATTTTTAAAAAATGGCTATAG
- a CDS encoding phosphoribosyltransferase family protein: MKTINQSTSSIISGRTNYQINTELWDNLTMNISITDTYKGLSPEALFSVALRVNKKRQFLFVSKLIAKHLAVDPSLALGTGTLLASLLMERAGLKGHPDTALFVEMIESGKANRELSNRSLEFKKALPQKTVFIGMAETATGLGHSVFQHFEKAAYLHTTREEIIGMTPSFVFEEEHSHATSHKVYAPSGMLEEAETIVLIDDEISTGNTLLNLVCALDDQFPGKNYVSLSILDWRNASQQEKIENAIKGRDISLKILSLMSGEFELVHSKAPEEPKETILNGTGKKAPAIELSGKKLSVVSKTNQQYISHTGRFGLTSKEHDKITEWVETAVAQITKRSDKALVIGVGENMYLPIRFALALGGNSRVQTTTRSPIFAAKTTGYPIQEKAEFVLPDAEGISQFIYNLNDLDIDQIYLLAESVIDVSEWQPLLAYLEEKAPVEWISLTTTKRSEEIE; this comes from the coding sequence ATGAAAACTATCAACCAATCGACGTCCTCAATCATCTCAGGGCGAACCAATTATCAAATCAATACTGAATTATGGGATAACTTAACGATGAATATTTCAATTACAGATACGTATAAAGGGCTTTCTCCAGAAGCGCTTTTTTCTGTAGCTTTGCGCGTTAATAAAAAACGCCAATTCCTATTTGTTAGTAAGCTAATTGCCAAACATCTAGCTGTAGATCCATCTTTAGCACTTGGAACAGGAACTTTATTAGCTTCTTTATTAATGGAAAGAGCAGGTCTTAAAGGACATCCTGATACAGCACTTTTTGTGGAAATGATTGAAAGCGGAAAAGCTAATCGAGAACTTAGCAACCGATCACTTGAGTTCAAAAAAGCGCTGCCACAAAAAACAGTTTTTATCGGGATGGCAGAAACTGCGACAGGACTTGGTCATTCAGTTTTTCAACATTTTGAGAAAGCTGCGTATCTTCATACAACCCGTGAAGAAATTATTGGCATGACCCCATCTTTTGTCTTTGAAGAAGAACATTCCCACGCAACTTCCCATAAAGTATATGCGCCTTCAGGAATGCTTGAAGAAGCTGAAACCATTGTGCTCATTGACGATGAAATTTCAACGGGCAATACTTTGTTGAATTTGGTTTGTGCATTAGATGATCAATTTCCTGGGAAAAACTATGTGTCGCTGTCGATTCTCGATTGGCGAAATGCTAGCCAACAAGAAAAAATCGAAAACGCAATAAAAGGTCGGGACATAAGCTTGAAAATCTTATCGTTAATGTCTGGTGAGTTTGAATTGGTGCACAGCAAGGCGCCTGAAGAACCTAAAGAAACAATATTAAATGGTACAGGTAAAAAAGCTCCAGCTATCGAATTGAGCGGGAAAAAATTATCGGTTGTTTCGAAAACAAACCAACAATATATTTCGCATACGGGCCGCTTTGGTCTTACAAGTAAAGAACATGATAAAATTACTGAATGGGTAGAAACTGCAGTAGCCCAAATTACTAAAAGAAGCGATAAAGCTTTAGTCATTGGCGTAGGCGAGAATATGTATTTGCCAATCCGTTTTGCTTTAGCGTTAGGTGGCAATTCACGCGTGCAGACAACAACACGCAGTCCGATTTTTGCTGCAAAAACAACAGGCTATCCAATTCAAGAAAAAGCTGAGTTTGTTTTACCAGATGCAGAGGGAATAAGCCAATTCATCTACAACCTGAACGACTTGGATATTGATCAAATATATTTACTTGCTGAATCGGTTATTGATGTATCTGAATGGCAGCCGTTACTTGCTTATTTAGAAGAAAAAGCACCAGTAGAATGGATCTCTTTAACAACTACCAAAAGGAGTGAAGAAATCGAATGA
- a CDS encoding glycosyltransferase family 2 protein has product MKLISIVVPAYNEEANIAAMYEKLMQELESLPYRYEIMFIDDGSSDNTLQEILKLAETHEHIKYISLTRNFGKESAMLAGLKRIQGDAAIVMDSDLQHPPTLIGEMIQGYEDGFNQVVAKRSRTGDSKVRSLFSSLYYKLINSITDVDLQDGEGDFRLLSRKAINAILALSESNRFSKGLFSWIGLSKKTINYENVLRTDGDSKWSFSNLVNYGIDGIISFNMKPLRVCFYTGFLVLFLSLLYIFFTLYNIMREGIGAPGYFTTITAILLLGGIQLISLGVIGEYIGRIYNETKQRPHFLVDVSNADEYHES; this is encoded by the coding sequence ATGAAGCTTATCTCAATCGTTGTTCCGGCTTATAACGAAGAAGCCAATATTGCAGCAATGTATGAAAAATTGATGCAGGAACTAGAGTCGCTTCCTTATCGATATGAAATCATGTTCATTGATGATGGCAGTAGTGATAACACTTTACAAGAAATTTTAAAATTAGCTGAAACGCACGAACACATAAAATACATTTCGTTAACACGTAATTTCGGAAAAGAGTCCGCGATGCTTGCCGGCTTAAAACGGATTCAAGGAGATGCAGCCATTGTAATGGATAGTGACTTGCAACATCCCCCTACCTTAATTGGGGAAATGATTCAAGGCTACGAAGATGGCTTTAACCAAGTCGTAGCTAAACGATCACGCACAGGAGATTCTAAAGTACGTTCTCTGTTTTCTTCTCTTTACTACAAACTCATTAACTCGATTACGGATGTAGATTTGCAGGACGGCGAAGGAGACTTCCGTTTATTAAGTCGCAAAGCCATTAATGCTATTTTGGCATTAAGTGAAAGCAACCGATTTTCTAAAGGTCTATTCTCATGGATTGGCCTTAGTAAAAAGACTATTAACTATGAAAATGTGTTGCGTACAGACGGCGATTCCAAATGGTCATTTAGCAATCTCGTCAATTATGGCATCGATGGCATCATTTCATTTAATATGAAGCCATTGCGCGTTTGCTTTTATACAGGCTTCTTAGTCTTATTCTTGTCTCTTCTATATATTTTCTTTACGCTCTACAATATTATGAGAGAGGGCATTGGGGCTCCAGGCTACTTTACGACAATCACAGCGATTTTACTCCTTGGTGGCATTCAGTTGATCAGTCTTGGTGTTATTGGTGAATACATCGGACGAATCTATAATGAAACAAAGCAACGTCCACACTTTTTAGTGGATGTCAGCAATGCGGATGAATACCATGAATCTTAA
- a CDS encoding GtrA family protein gives MNLKALNTEFTRFIFVGVLNTLSYYSIYLILHNLFNLPYLLAHLVGFLISLNISFFLNCYVTYRIKPTLKKYLYFPLTQVVNMSVSTILIFIFVEFLKLNSNIAPFAAVLFTVPITFIVSSKILKDTPSPK, from the coding sequence ATGAATCTTAAAGCGCTTAATACCGAATTTACTCGTTTTATATTTGTCGGTGTCCTTAATACCTTGAGTTACTATTCAATTTACTTAATACTTCATAATCTTTTCAACTTACCTTATCTTTTAGCGCATCTTGTTGGCTTTTTAATCAGTTTAAATATTTCATTTTTCTTAAACTGTTATGTCACGTATCGCATTAAGCCAACGCTAAAAAAATATTTGTATTTTCCATTAACACAGGTAGTGAATATGTCAGTTTCGACTATACTCATTTTTATTTTCGTTGAGTTTTTAAAACTTAACAGCAATATTGCACCTTTTGCTGCGGTCTTATTCACAGTTCCAATAACTTTTATCGTATCGAGCAAAATTCTTAAAGATACACCCTCACCAAAATAA
- a CDS encoding HAD hydrolase family protein, which translates to MTVLFASDLDQTLIYSRNSMGMDVTEDELIEVERYEGKPLSYMTKSSQSALWNIGHSAFFLPVTTRTQAQYERVTGIFEGQQPPLFAVISNGAVILENGQPIKEWSDKIRQTCTDRKTVIKELLPEIERHFSEEWVLKVREADDWFVYLIIDRARFPEDKLDFYTQTFKKLGWGLSLQGRKLYFMPESITKAGAMEYIKERIGASYVVAAGDSLLDLDLLESADYGMLAAHGEAAKNAARISAHIHKTENYGIKAGEEILARVAEIALQRQ; encoded by the coding sequence ATGACGGTATTATTCGCAAGTGATTTAGATCAAACCTTAATTTATTCTCGGAACTCCATGGGAATGGACGTTACAGAAGACGAATTAATTGAAGTTGAGCGTTACGAAGGAAAACCATTGTCGTATATGACAAAATCCAGTCAATCTGCGCTATGGAATATAGGACACTCAGCTTTTTTCCTTCCGGTGACAACGCGCACACAAGCTCAATACGAGCGAGTAACCGGTATTTTTGAAGGACAGCAACCACCACTTTTTGCGGTTATTTCTAATGGTGCGGTTATTTTAGAAAATGGTCAGCCGATTAAAGAATGGTCCGATAAAATTCGCCAAACATGCACAGATCGTAAAACGGTTATAAAGGAATTACTGCCGGAAATTGAGCGGCATTTTTCAGAGGAATGGGTACTAAAAGTTAGAGAAGCAGACGATTGGTTTGTTTATTTGATCATAGACCGTGCTCGTTTTCCTGAAGATAAGCTAGATTTTTATACTCAAACTTTCAAGAAGCTTGGATGGGGATTATCACTTCAAGGTAGAAAACTTTATTTTATGCCAGAAAGTATTACGAAAGCTGGTGCAATGGAGTATATTAAGGAACGTATAGGTGCTAGTTATGTCGTTGCTGCTGGAGATTCTTTGTTAGACCTTGATTTGTTGGAAAGTGCCGATTATGGCATGCTTGCAGCTCATGGTGAAGCAGCAAAAAATGCAGCTCGCATTTCAGCACATATTCATAAGACAGAAAATTACGGTATTAAAGCAGGCGAGGAAATTTTAGCTCGTGTTGCTGAAATAGCATTGCAACGCCAGTAA
- a CDS encoding TerD family protein yields the protein MAINLSKGQKVDLTKSNPGLSKVVVGLGWDTNKYDGGQDFDLDSSVFLLNGEGKTASEADFVFYNNTTGAAGAVEHTGDNKTGEGDGDDEQVNVNLSAIPASIEKATFAITIHDAEARGQNFGQVSNSYVRIVNGDTNEELIRYDLGEDFSIETAVVVGELYRHGGEWKFNAIGSGYQGGLESLVKDFGLNS from the coding sequence ATGGCAATTAATTTATCAAAAGGTCAAAAAGTAGATTTAACTAAAAGTAACCCGGGCTTATCAAAAGTAGTTGTTGGTTTAGGCTGGGACACAAATAAATACGATGGCGGACAAGACTTCGACTTGGATTCTTCAGTCTTCCTATTAAATGGCGAAGGAAAAACAGCTTCAGAAGCTGATTTCGTCTTCTATAATAATACGACTGGCGCAGCCGGTGCCGTAGAACATACGGGCGATAACAAAACAGGTGAAGGTGATGGGGATGACGAACAAGTAAACGTAAACTTATCGGCTATTCCTGCATCTATCGAAAAAGCAACTTTTGCCATTACGATTCATGATGCTGAAGCACGCGGTCAAAATTTTGGCCAAGTAAGCAACTCATATGTACGTATTGTAAACGGTGATACAAATGAAGAATTGATCCGCTATGACCTCGGTGAAGATTTCTCAATCGAAACAGCAGTAGTTGTTGGTGAACTTTATCGTCACGGTGGAGAGTGGAAATTTAATGCCATTGGCAGCGGTTATCAAGGTGGCTTAGAGTCGCTTGTAAAGGACTTCGGCTTAAACAGCTGA